From the Gouania willdenowi chromosome 19, fGouWil2.1, whole genome shotgun sequence genome, one window contains:
- the LOC114481330 gene encoding peptide Y-like: MRDTQEHSIRTTATMMSRMVRSWMMLAVLVVVLLVCFGAFTDAYPPKPESPGNDASPEDWAKYHAAVRHYVNLITRQRYGKRSSPEQTLAWLLFGGDSNQDTEPRSDFVNQW; encoded by the exons ATGAGGGACACACAGGAGCACAGCATCAGGACCACAGCCACA ATGATGAGCAGGATGGTGAGATCGTGGATGATGCTGGCGGTGCTGGTCGTTGTTCTGCTGGTGTGTTTTGGTGCGTTCACGGACGCTTATCCGCCCAAACCAGAGAGTCCAGGGAACGACGCGTCCCCGGAGGACTGGGCCAAGTACCACGCTGCTGTCCGCCACTATGTCAACCTCATCACCAGACAGAG GTATGGGAAGAGATCCAGCCCTGAGCAGACACTGGCTTGGCTGCTGTTTGGAGGAGATTCAAACCAAGATACCGAGCCACG
- the tut1 gene encoding speckle targeted PIP5K1A-regulated poly(A) polymerase isoform X2, protein MSTDRDIKSTPRGFHCILCDVKLPNLPSLDQHVKGKKHQTLSTVRATRQSQAERGVFVTGVKPDTSEADLADYFQRFGEVAHIVLDKDKGQFAIVHFAEPETVQAALSCVEHRMKNLKLKVKPREKKAFKFIHKQKLDPQNLQQVFEQLKPELGELLSVDAQMQFVVERFQLRENEKKARSLFVQLLQEVFVEFFPDSQILPFGSSVNTFGIHACDLDLFLDLENTKMFQARAKSSTEQTGEGMSDDGRSEDSILSDIDLSSASSAEVLELVATILKRCVPSVQRVHVVSTARLPVVKFHHRELNLQGDITINNKLAVRNTRFLQLCTGMENRLRPLVFTIRCWAKQKQLAGNPSGAGPLLNNYALTLLVIFYLQNCDPPVLPTVNHLKDMACEEEECVIEGWNCTFPTQPIAVPPSTNTQNLSTLLAGFFSFYASFDFTSSVISLREGRAIPITDFLCQDEESDMIQDEGPIKAHPTKPKLGPLNLLDPFEVSHNVAANLNERSHRSFQRECQEAHKYCRSLQYQQKSTKGKLWGLVRLLTPQGENSQTRAEQTSISIPFKLASLPETLREQLQTSGEDFWHLWFHKVCSAVEEVLTHVLKCQLTASPCAVFADDSTVAAEEMETSSASLKSSVNDSFDSVGSQSESSPLKPVVGGKRPLSSGSDASVSPQGKKQRLLKKKAKAQLPPWICVLQHLVWAGRRKVRRELMKNTNSQPEGSCLEIESQVTAYIIEKEPELKEPLEFKVLPQMMGGTESTQTVLRLEPVSDRTGVFQDFFHFLHPFLPRMVETLLGKDEGNEK, encoded by the exons ATGTCTACAGACAGAGACATTAAAAGTACACCGAGAGGCTTTCACTGCATCCTGTGTGACGTAAAGCTGCCTAACT TGCCGAGTTTGGACCAGCACGTGAAAGGCAAGAAGCATCAGACTCTGAGCACGGTGCGAGCCACCAGGCAGAGCCAGGCGGAGCGGGGAGTGTTTGTCACCGGTGTCAAGCCGGACACGTCTGAGGCGGACCTAGCCGACTACTTCCAGCGCTTTGGGGAGGTCGCTCATATCGTCTTGGACAAGGACAAG GGCCAATTTGCCATTGTCCACTTTGCTGAGCCTGAGACGGTCCAAGCTGCTCTGTCATGTGTCGAGCACCGGATGAAAAACCTGAAGCTGAAAGTCAAACCTCGTGAAAAGAAAGCGTTCAAGTTCATCCACAAGCAGAAGTTAGACCCTCAGAACCTCCAACAAGTCTTTGAGCAGCTAAAACCAGAGCTTGGTGAGCTCCTATCT GTGGATGCACAGATGCAGTTTGTTGTCGAGAGGTTCCAGCTCAgggaaaatgaaaagaaagcTCGCAGCTTGTTTGTGCAACTCCTCCAAGAAGTGTTTGTGGAGTTCTTTCCAG aTAGTCAGATTCTGCCATTTGGTTCCTCTGTGAATACCTTCGGCATTCACGCATGTGACTTGGATCTTTTTCTGGACTTGGAAAACACCAAGATGTTCCAGGCCCGTGCAAAGTCCTCCACAGAGCAG ACGGGGGAAGGCATGTCAGACGACGGCCGCTCTGAGGACTCCATCCTCTCTGACATCGACTTGTCCTCGGCTTCATCGGCTGAAGTTCTGGAGCTCGTGGCAACAATCCTGAAGCGCTGTGTCCCCAGCGTGCAACGAGTCCACGTGGTCAGCACTGCTCGCCTACCTGTGGTCAAGTTCCATCACAGAGAACTCAACTTGCAGGGAGACATCACTATTAACAACAA ACTTGCAGTGCGGAACACCCGCTTCCTCCAGCTGTGCACTGGGATGGAGAACAGGCTGCGACCGCTCGTGTTCACCATCCGATGCTGGGCGAAGCAGAAACAGCTGGCAG GTAATCCGAGCGGTGCCGGTCCTCTTCTCAACAACTACGCTCTGACCCTGCTGGTCATTTTCTACTTGCAAAACTGTGATCCTCCCGTCCTGCCCACAGTGAACCATCTCAAAGACATGGCAT gtgaggaggaggagtgtgTGATTGAGGGCTGGAACTGTACTTTCCCTACTCAACCTATCGCCGTGCCCCccagcacaaacacacagaatctCA GCACGCTGCTGGCTGGCTTCTTCTCATTCTATGCTAGTTTTGACTTCACCAGTAGTGTAATATCTCTGCGAGAGGGGCGTGCCATCCCCATCACTGATTTCCTGTGTCAAGACGAAGAGAGCGACATGATACAAGACGAAGGACCCATCAAAGCTCATCCCACCAAGCCAAAGCTGGGGCCCCTCAACCTACTGGACCCCTTTGAGGTTTCCCACAATGTCGCCGCAAACCTGAACGAACGCTCGCACCGCAGCTTTCAGAGGGAGTGCCAGGAGGCCCACAAGTACTGCCGCAGCCTGCAGTACCAGCAAAAATCCACCAAGGGGAAGTTATGGGGGTTAGTGCGCCTGCTGACACCACAAGGGGAGAACTCACAGACCAGAGCAGAGCAGACGTCCATCAGCATCCCGTTCAAGTTAGCATCACTGCCTGAAACGTTGCGCGAGCAGCTGCAAACATCAGGAGAAGATTTCTGGCACTTGTGGTTTCACAAGGTTTGCTCTGCTGTGGAGGAAGTCCTGACACATGTTCTTAAATGTCAGTTGACAGCTTCTCCCTGTGCTGTGTTTGCTGACGATTCCACTGTCGCTGCTGAGGAAATGGAAACATCATCAGCTTCCCTCAAGTCCTCAGTGAACGACAGCTTTGACAGTGTTGGCTCACAGAGTGAAAGCAGCCCTCTGAAACCAGTCGTTGGTGGCAAGAGGCCGCTGTCGTCTGGCAGCGACGCCTCCGTGTCTCCTCAAGGCAAAAAGCAGAGACTGTTAAAGAAGAAGGCAAAGGCCCAGCTGCCTCCATGGATCTGTGTGCTACAGCACCTGGTGTGGGCCGGCAGGAGAAAGGTCCGCAGGGAGCtgatgaaaaacacaaactcacaGCCGGAGGGCAGCTGCCTAGAGATCGAGTCTCAGGTCACCGCTTACATCATCGAAAAGGAGCCGGAGCTCAAGGAGCCGCTGGAGTTCAAGGTGCTGCCTCAGATGATGGGTGGGACAGAAAGCACTCAGACGGTGCTCAGGCTGGAGCCGGTCAGCGACAGGACGGGAGTGTTTCAGGACTTCTTTCATTTTCTGCATCCTTTTCTGCCTAGAATGGTGGAAACGTTGCTGGGGAAAGACGAGGGCAATGAAAAGTGA
- the tut1 gene encoding speckle targeted PIP5K1A-regulated poly(A) polymerase isoform X1: MSTDRDIKSTPRGFHCILCDVKLPNLPSLDQHVKGKKHQTLSTVRATRQSQAERGVFVTGVKPDTSEADLADYFQRFGEVAHIVLDKDKVRLKSESLTGQFAIVHFAEPETVQAALSCVEHRMKNLKLKVKPREKKAFKFIHKQKLDPQNLQQVFEQLKPELGELLSVDAQMQFVVERFQLRENEKKARSLFVQLLQEVFVEFFPDSQILPFGSSVNTFGIHACDLDLFLDLENTKMFQARAKSSTEQTGEGMSDDGRSEDSILSDIDLSSASSAEVLELVATILKRCVPSVQRVHVVSTARLPVVKFHHRELNLQGDITINNKLAVRNTRFLQLCTGMENRLRPLVFTIRCWAKQKQLAGNPSGAGPLLNNYALTLLVIFYLQNCDPPVLPTVNHLKDMACEEEECVIEGWNCTFPTQPIAVPPSTNTQNLSTLLAGFFSFYASFDFTSSVISLREGRAIPITDFLCQDEESDMIQDEGPIKAHPTKPKLGPLNLLDPFEVSHNVAANLNERSHRSFQRECQEAHKYCRSLQYQQKSTKGKLWGLVRLLTPQGENSQTRAEQTSISIPFKLASLPETLREQLQTSGEDFWHLWFHKVCSAVEEVLTHVLKCQLTASPCAVFADDSTVAAEEMETSSASLKSSVNDSFDSVGSQSESSPLKPVVGGKRPLSSGSDASVSPQGKKQRLLKKKAKAQLPPWICVLQHLVWAGRRKVRRELMKNTNSQPEGSCLEIESQVTAYIIEKEPELKEPLEFKVLPQMMGGTESTQTVLRLEPVSDRTGVFQDFFHFLHPFLPRMVETLLGKDEGNEK, translated from the exons ATGTCTACAGACAGAGACATTAAAAGTACACCGAGAGGCTTTCACTGCATCCTGTGTGACGTAAAGCTGCCTAACT TGCCGAGTTTGGACCAGCACGTGAAAGGCAAGAAGCATCAGACTCTGAGCACGGTGCGAGCCACCAGGCAGAGCCAGGCGGAGCGGGGAGTGTTTGTCACCGGTGTCAAGCCGGACACGTCTGAGGCGGACCTAGCCGACTACTTCCAGCGCTTTGGGGAGGTCGCTCATATCGTCTTGGACAAGGACAAGGTCAGACTCAAATCTGAGTCATTGACT GGCCAATTTGCCATTGTCCACTTTGCTGAGCCTGAGACGGTCCAAGCTGCTCTGTCATGTGTCGAGCACCGGATGAAAAACCTGAAGCTGAAAGTCAAACCTCGTGAAAAGAAAGCGTTCAAGTTCATCCACAAGCAGAAGTTAGACCCTCAGAACCTCCAACAAGTCTTTGAGCAGCTAAAACCAGAGCTTGGTGAGCTCCTATCT GTGGATGCACAGATGCAGTTTGTTGTCGAGAGGTTCCAGCTCAgggaaaatgaaaagaaagcTCGCAGCTTGTTTGTGCAACTCCTCCAAGAAGTGTTTGTGGAGTTCTTTCCAG aTAGTCAGATTCTGCCATTTGGTTCCTCTGTGAATACCTTCGGCATTCACGCATGTGACTTGGATCTTTTTCTGGACTTGGAAAACACCAAGATGTTCCAGGCCCGTGCAAAGTCCTCCACAGAGCAG ACGGGGGAAGGCATGTCAGACGACGGCCGCTCTGAGGACTCCATCCTCTCTGACATCGACTTGTCCTCGGCTTCATCGGCTGAAGTTCTGGAGCTCGTGGCAACAATCCTGAAGCGCTGTGTCCCCAGCGTGCAACGAGTCCACGTGGTCAGCACTGCTCGCCTACCTGTGGTCAAGTTCCATCACAGAGAACTCAACTTGCAGGGAGACATCACTATTAACAACAA ACTTGCAGTGCGGAACACCCGCTTCCTCCAGCTGTGCACTGGGATGGAGAACAGGCTGCGACCGCTCGTGTTCACCATCCGATGCTGGGCGAAGCAGAAACAGCTGGCAG GTAATCCGAGCGGTGCCGGTCCTCTTCTCAACAACTACGCTCTGACCCTGCTGGTCATTTTCTACTTGCAAAACTGTGATCCTCCCGTCCTGCCCACAGTGAACCATCTCAAAGACATGGCAT gtgaggaggaggagtgtgTGATTGAGGGCTGGAACTGTACTTTCCCTACTCAACCTATCGCCGTGCCCCccagcacaaacacacagaatctCA GCACGCTGCTGGCTGGCTTCTTCTCATTCTATGCTAGTTTTGACTTCACCAGTAGTGTAATATCTCTGCGAGAGGGGCGTGCCATCCCCATCACTGATTTCCTGTGTCAAGACGAAGAGAGCGACATGATACAAGACGAAGGACCCATCAAAGCTCATCCCACCAAGCCAAAGCTGGGGCCCCTCAACCTACTGGACCCCTTTGAGGTTTCCCACAATGTCGCCGCAAACCTGAACGAACGCTCGCACCGCAGCTTTCAGAGGGAGTGCCAGGAGGCCCACAAGTACTGCCGCAGCCTGCAGTACCAGCAAAAATCCACCAAGGGGAAGTTATGGGGGTTAGTGCGCCTGCTGACACCACAAGGGGAGAACTCACAGACCAGAGCAGAGCAGACGTCCATCAGCATCCCGTTCAAGTTAGCATCACTGCCTGAAACGTTGCGCGAGCAGCTGCAAACATCAGGAGAAGATTTCTGGCACTTGTGGTTTCACAAGGTTTGCTCTGCTGTGGAGGAAGTCCTGACACATGTTCTTAAATGTCAGTTGACAGCTTCTCCCTGTGCTGTGTTTGCTGACGATTCCACTGTCGCTGCTGAGGAAATGGAAACATCATCAGCTTCCCTCAAGTCCTCAGTGAACGACAGCTTTGACAGTGTTGGCTCACAGAGTGAAAGCAGCCCTCTGAAACCAGTCGTTGGTGGCAAGAGGCCGCTGTCGTCTGGCAGCGACGCCTCCGTGTCTCCTCAAGGCAAAAAGCAGAGACTGTTAAAGAAGAAGGCAAAGGCCCAGCTGCCTCCATGGATCTGTGTGCTACAGCACCTGGTGTGGGCCGGCAGGAGAAAGGTCCGCAGGGAGCtgatgaaaaacacaaactcacaGCCGGAGGGCAGCTGCCTAGAGATCGAGTCTCAGGTCACCGCTTACATCATCGAAAAGGAGCCGGAGCTCAAGGAGCCGCTGGAGTTCAAGGTGCTGCCTCAGATGATGGGTGGGACAGAAAGCACTCAGACGGTGCTCAGGCTGGAGCCGGTCAGCGACAGGACGGGAGTGTTTCAGGACTTCTTTCATTTTCTGCATCCTTTTCTGCCTAGAATGGTGGAAACGTTGCTGGGGAAAGACGAGGGCAATGAAAAGTGA